AACTAAAACTTCATGATCTTTGTCTTGGTCATAACTCTGACCATTTCCATTTTCAATTCCTTTTTTATTATCAAACCAAACCTTAATTCTTAAGATCATGATCATAATTGACCATCTCCACTATTTCAATACCTTCTTTACGTTCATTCATTCATTTATTATCAATTTTGAAAGAATTCGTATCGTTAAATTTATTCATGTGCCTCTTGTCGCGTCCCATATAAAAAGCCTCAAATCTCGACCACTCGGATAACTTATCTTAATTCTCCTTTTCGAGACCGTTCAGACCCATAACGTGAGAGGTAAATAGTGTGGACTTACCAACTCACTTATCTTTTAAGTTTTGAGGCTCTTTTTACTTTTCTTGATTAGTCCTTTTTTTTGATTTGATGATCTTGACTAATTAGAGGGAGATAATGAGAGGTTAACTTCCTATACTTAAGTGGGTCAGCTTCAGATGAAGGGTTAATTCAACACCTTATATTCCTAAAAATGTCATGATGGTTTTGTGTAGTCTGTAGCAACTACAACAGTAGGGTGTGTTCTTCACACAATAACTGTCTCTAAAGGTTGTTCAAATTATCTTCAaatcttcaactttttaaaacTTCTGTAGCATTTTATAAACGATAGGTCGTATGATTAATATATGGAGTGATGTATGAAGATGAAGGGCAACAAGAAATCATTCAAGAATTTATCTCAAACAATATATTCACTCTTGGGATTCAATAACGAAACTAATTCAACATGGGCTAATACTGTTCTTGACATTATCAAAAGCTTTCCATCAACAgatgattatgaaaatgataatgatgatttttGCATTTCACAAATTCATGGTAAATTATAGACCTTTGTTCAATTTATTTTCATATGTAAATTTAAGATAAAAAAGACTTATTTCTATGGTGAATGTATAAATTCTGTGTGTCTACTGTCATAAGGTGAACTTGCCACGTTAAATGAAGAAGTTAGTCGATTGGATGCACAAAGAAGACAAGTTCTCAATGAATTTCTGTTATTGAAAGGTAACTAAATTCAATCGCCTTTCGACCCATTTAGTTATAAACGGGCCGATCCAGTCTTATTGATCAATGGTTTGAACATACAAAGTTTAATAAAAGAAACCCTGGATTACGCAAACTGGTCGAAGGGGGTTTTTTTAATACATAAAATCTCATAAATCATTTTGttgaagatgttaaattgttaattatagttTTACTAAAAATAACATAACCTTTAAATTGATTTTGACACACTAAAACTTATAAATTCAGATGAAAGTCTTTTAGGCCATCTCGAGGTGCTACTGTATTTCTTCATTGTTTTGATGTTTTAGGAAACATTCGTGTATTCTGTCGCATTAGACCGACCATAAATGGCGAAAACTTTAGACAACACAGCCCTGTTGTTCCCGTAGATTCAAATGGTATTTTGCTTAAGTTTACCGAGAACAAGACAAAGCTATACAACTTTGACAAGATTATGCATCCTACTTCATCACAAGGttcataattatttatttattagatcTAACGTATTATCCACAAAGTAGAAAATGACTGTTGAACTTAAACattcagatgaagtattttcggaaATTGAACCAGTTATTAAATCCGCGTTGGATGGATATAATGTCTGCATACTTGCATATGGGCAAACAGGAACTGGAAAAACTTTCACCATGGTAACATTTTAACATATCTGTAAAAATTGTATATACTAGTATTCTTCGAAGGTGAACATTTTGACCCATTTAGTATGGGTCGATATGAGTTATGTTTTATCTGTAAAGGATCAAACTACTACGTCATTATATCATTGAGAATAAACTTATAATTTGAATGACATATTCTCATAGTCATGTTTGgcatatattaattaaaaaaaaaagattagaCAAACTTTGACCCATAAACTTGTACTAATACTACCCACTTTGACCTGTTACCAAACCCGCCCATTTTGCTACCTTAATATACAGGAGGGGAATCCAGATAGTCCAGGTGTCGTGCCCCGCACAATTGAAGCGTTATTTCAGCAAGCAGCAGATAGCAACCATACGTATCTGTTTAGTTTCAGTATGCTTGAAATATACCTCGGTCATCTCAAAGATTTGCTTATCCCACAGGCAAGAAAAACAACCGATCCTTTGCCCCCATGGTGAGTTTTTATAGATTACAAAATGCCGGAACATTTATAAATTCATCATTAAAGTTGTGAAGCTTAACAATTACGCAATATGAAAATTTCTTACTTGCAGTCTTTCGATTCAAACGGATCCCAACGGTGGGGTTGCTATCGATAATCTTGTATCCATTCAAGTGTGCAACTTTAATCATGCTATTAGCCTATATAGGCTTGGAAGCCAGCTAAGATCAACAGCTTCAACAAATTCGAATAAAGTTTCTAGTAGATCTCACTGGTAACTGCTTTATTCTGATTTAAGAGcaagtattttattttttttaaaagtggCAATATCGACGTATGAACGGGTAAAATACAAAAAGTTAGCTTAAGcgaaaactgatcaagtgggtcgaACTTAAAACCTCTTAAACCAGTTTATTCTAAAAGTTAGATCACAATTAAAATAATTTTATTTGTATTTGATATTGTATTTATTTATAGAAGTCATATTATTTTGGACAAATAATGTTCAAGTCAATCTGACACATCAATTTTCACCCGTTAACCAAACTGCCGAGCTGCCCATTTTCCCACCTATGAAAGTTCTTATGAAGTTTCGTTTATTGCAGCATGATACGAATGTCAATGACCTGTTCTGATGCAACAGAGAGACGAAAGATTACAAACAAAATTTGGATGGTTGATTTGGGAGGAAGTGAACGTGTCGTTAAAACAAAGGCACGTGGGAGAAGATTCGAAGAAGGAAAAGCTATCAATCTTTCCCTTTCGGCCCTTGGTGATGTCATCAATGCTCTACAAAGAAAAAATAGCCATATACCTTACAGGTAACCGTAACTGCAACTGTAACTGTTCATGAAATAGTATTTAAATCAATTATCGTTGTGCTTTACAGGAACAGCAAGCTGACACAAGTGCTTAAGGATTCCTTAGGTAACTATATTTATCTTACCGAAACTACTCGTACCTCATTGTATATTGCTTGCATAACTTCAACAAAATCTTTATTTATGATTGTTTACTATCAGGAAGGTATAAACAGGAAGGTTCACCATTATTTGATATAAGCGATTTCTGAAATCTTATAGCGCTAGCTTGTAACGTATTATTATTATACCAATGTCTCCAAATCCATTCTGTCTTGAAAATCTAATTTTAAAAGATGGAATCACTCCATCATTTCGCTTAAACGTATTTCCATATGTCATGGTAATTAATCTTGTTGAATCCTTTTATTCTTGAAATGTGCACTAGCTAGTGTTTTGGCAATGGTGATTTGAGGAGTGGGATTGAATGTTTGAAACTTTTTCCTAACTCTAATGTTTGATTTGTTATTTGATCTTTTTGTTTTCAGGAGAGGACTCGAAAACATTGATGCTAGTTCATGTCAGTCCGAAAGAAGAGGATTTATGTGAAACTGTTTGTTCGTTAAATTTTGCTTTACGATTGAGAAGCATCCACTTAGGGAAGACCGAATCAAATGTGAGTTGATCGAACCAAATTCATACATTTTAACAAAATTATTCGGTTCGTTCAAACTTAAAAGATACCACAATTTATCTGTTCATCCTTACCACATTGACTGTATATTATTCAGAAACGGATAAAAAAACATATACTTGGTCAACCAACCTCGCCTATATTTATCCGTACAAAAAAATTACCCGTTTTGACCCGTTAACTTGAATTTGGATCAGGAAGCAAGAGCAACAAGGGAAGCAGCAATGAGTAACCTACAAAGCAAGATGCAAGAGATCGAAAACAACCGTGACAGATTAAGGAAAGAAATTAAGAAACTTAATCAGAAATTGGATTCTCTAACAAAGACATCATCACGTTCGACTGAGAAACTCGATAGTTTACTATCATCATCGATGATCCCAGCAATAGCAGACGAAATCAAAGTTTCACAGCCACCATCAAAGATACCAAGATTCATGAAGCCAACAATTTGCAGTACGCGAAAATCAGGAAGTGGTTGTAATCAAACTTCATATAAAAAAGACATCAAGCCTGCAAGAAGACAACAGTTACCGTTGTCTCGTGCAGAATCCGTTAATTTTCCTGTGAAGAATATGACAGAAAGCTACTCAGGTAGCAACATCTCGAGAGCAAGCTGCTTGGTACGTTTAAATGAGATTCATTCGGGAGTCGATAATTACACAGAATACAGTCAAGATGTGGATTCAATCTCAACTACTGTAAATAAAAGTAAAACTATGAAAAAGACTAGTTATGAATACGCGACGGTAAACAACGAACATGGTGAATTAGTACCAGCAGATGTAACATCTGCAGGTCAAGAATCCATATTTGACCATATGTCAATGAACCAGTCAACTGGCAGTATACGATCAACGATGGATGTGGATGAGACATCAACTGAATGTGACGTTTATAGTCGGATTATGTCATTTGATATGATTAGTGATACCTCTCATCATGAAGATTATTATATTAATGGAGTTAATGAAACAGAGGATTTAACAGCTTACGAGTTGAAAGATAACTTACCTGCAAAATTTTCATCTGTTGACGAAATTATTCTTGAGCATTTGAATGATCACTCCTCTCAAACATCTGAAAATGCACAATCAAAAGGTAAATACTTCCAACTCTAGTGAAAATTATATGATTTGTGACTATGCGAAATCTACGAGTAGGCCAATAATCTAACACTCCTGATCATTGTTACCCATTTTGACAGGTTTCTCAGATTTCATAAAAGAAAATATACTGATATTGTACAGCAGTATCCTCTTAGGATTCGGATTCGAAAGCTTGGGTTTTGAGCACGATTTCTTCGCAGCTTTAATGAGTTAATGCTGTCCAATATGTTAATAAAACTACGTACTGTAGTTATATGCAAGATACTGTACAGTGACTAGTAGTTTAATTATTTAGATATATTATGTTTTACTCTATGGATACCATTCAAAATTCATACTCATATGATATGTATTTAGATGAATCCAGAAATAAACTTCAATGATTGTCAAGAAGTGTAAaaactgtttaaaaaaaaaaatctaactgAAAGCTCTTACTGATTGATCCTCAAGAAATCAAAGTCTATTATGTTCGATTTACGGAAAATAATAAATAATGATCTCACACTTAATACTGAACACGATCTAAACAATGTGTATTGAATCATATACAAAATATACAGAAAGCATCAAAGTAGCATCACGAAGTTAAACCCATATTTTAACTTCCCATCAAAGAATTATAAAAAAAAACTCATAGTACTTATTTTTAAGTCAGATAACGAATGGGGGTTAAATtattgttcatgcatatttttttcAAGGGAAAACATACACACGGacatcaatgcgaaagggtttttttaggcgtcaacgtcgttgatctccggtccggttaccgtgaataacccgtacccgagatgatgatctcgggagggtggccaacgaattgcccgccggtcgatagtcggaccctatcgacggcaaagggagaaaaaaccctacaagacccgtaggtaaaaaccctagagttgcgatcgtgaagacgatcgtggagaagatccggcgataactgccgtgtgcgttgcggacttgcggtggcggcgttgcggtgtgatcgaatgatcgtatgaggtggtgctttcattgagagagtaagagttgtatgcgattgggagattgtgaacttgatgtaggttttgccctatatttatagatgggaatcagggttaattgacttggggcccaagttaattgtgtagaccctaattgggctaaaccctacgtcatcaagtcccccaagttcggtatgatatttttgtcaagtatcgtatcgaacttctcattatgctgcggaaaataagttcacatgagcctgcgcaAACAACTGTGCGTAAACCCGCGAACAGATGCGCAAAGAACCGCATGCAGAGTGCGCAGGGAAACCGCGTGAACTACCATGCGTAAAACCGcatgaaaattgcgtctaaagtctcggacaactgtgcgcaaagtgtgcgtaacctggacaaaagcgcgtggacagttgcgcaagcgcgcgaacatctgcgctaaatattcatgtacttaaaccgcatataacgaattaaaagctcaataagaaaagacaaaccttctcaaaccagacgatagacggtagaaacacgagacataatgcatcgcgccccacggtgggcgccaaatgttcatgcatattttttccaagggaaaacatacacacggacatcaatgcgaaagggtttttttaggcgtcaatgtcgttgatctccggtccggttaccgtgaataacccgtacccgagatgatgatctcgggagggtggccaacgaattgcccgccggtcgatagtcggaccctatcgacggcaaagggagaaaaaaccctacaagacccgtaggtaaaaaccctagagttgcgatcgtgaagacgatcgtggagaagatctGGCGATAACTGCCGTGTGCGTTGCGGACTTGCGGTGGCGGCgttgcggtgtgatcgaatgatcgtatgaggtggtgctttcattgagagagtaagagttgtatgcgattgggagattgtgaacttgatgtaggttttgccccatatttatagatgggaatcaGGGTTAATTGACTTGAGGCCCAAGTTAATTGTGTAGACCCTAATTGGGCTAAACCCTACGTCATCAATTATCATAAATACTAAGGACAACAGGGATTGCAGCTGGTCCAAATTTACTAATGGGGCCTAAATTATAATTTATGGATGTAGATGTTGTGAATAGAATAATCAATTGAGGGTGGCAAATCATTAACATGGATCACGTATCTTCGTCTTTGGTCTTGAACAAACTAATGTTCTAAAATTAATTATTGAATGAAAGTAAATTATTATTCTTTGAAAAAACTTCTTATAAAGTAACACTTCA
The window above is part of the Rutidosis leptorrhynchoides isolate AG116_Rl617_1_P2 chromosome 1, CSIRO_AGI_Rlap_v1, whole genome shotgun sequence genome. Proteins encoded here:
- the LOC139868251 gene encoding kinesin-like protein KIN-14T, translated to MKMKGNKKSFKNLSQTIYSLLGFNNETNSTWANTVLDIIKSFPSTDDYENDNDDFCISQIHGELATLNEEVSRLDAQRRQVLNEFLLLKGNIRVFCRIRPTINGENFRQHSPVVPVDSNGILLKFTENKTKLYNFDKIMHPTSSQDEVFSEIEPVIKSALDGYNVCILAYGQTGTGKTFTMEGNPDSPGVVPRTIEALFQQAADSNHTYLFSFSMLEIYLGHLKDLLIPQARKTTDPLPPCLSIQTDPNGGVAIDNLVSIQVCNFNHAISLYRLGSQLRSTASTNSNKVSSRSHCMIRMSMTCSDATERRKITNKIWMVDLGGSERVVKTKARGRRFEEGKAINLSLSALGDVINALQRKNSHIPYRNSKLTQVLKDSLGEDSKTLMLVHVSPKEEDLCETVCSLNFALRLRSIHLGKTESNEARATREAAMSNLQSKMQEIENNRDRLRKEIKKLNQKLDSLTKTSSRSTEKLDSLLSSSMIPAIADEIKVSQPPSKIPRFMKPTICSTRKSGSGCNQTSYKKDIKPARRQQLPLSRAESVNFPVKNMTESYSGSNISRASCLVRLNEIHSGVDNYTEYSQDVDSISTTVNKSKTMKKTSYEYATVNNEHGELVPADVTSAGQESIFDHMSMNQSTGSIRSTMDVDETSTECDVYSRIMSFDMISDTSHHEDYYINGVNETEDLTAYELKDNLPAKFSSVDEIILEHLNDHSSQTSENAQSKGFSDFIKENILILYSSILLGFGFESLGFEHDFFAALMS